One window from the genome of Chloroherpetonaceae bacterium encodes:
- a CDS encoding glycosyltransferase family 4 protein: MRFLFIEQSALWPVNSGHKQLMASFIEGLSEMGHTVDLFILDRVFNEPQKAKEWEKFGGKIFYHSLQMDYGKVPAFLLKWGNRLFGDEHFLVETASLERYKKALNLVCKAENYDTVFCNFVYNFPLISAVPSTIKTLLMEYNHQSQIEIDLANKLQLSPIMRVFYRNQAERLKQYERKAHQEAKRVLYISKEDQKVFIGVDQSSDVFYPPMKPATLRKTDFSFKNALLYSSDLSRNVNRDSLMWFLAQVWEELKAKFPQLTLYVTGNAPESLKSWAKGYHGVEFTGFLSEVKLEELAVNCDAFIAPIFSGSGIKIKILWAMSLGLPVVTTPKGAEGIEIVPGKDFELADNPNLFYKKLRNLLEDDHLRKKYAESGKSIIEMKYSEVKSLKYFLEISA; this comes from the coding sequence ATGAGGTTTTTGTTTATCGAGCAATCGGCTTTGTGGCCGGTCAACTCCGGACATAAGCAACTGATGGCGTCTTTCATTGAAGGACTTTCCGAAATGGGGCATACGGTTGATTTGTTCATTCTTGACCGGGTGTTTAATGAACCCCAAAAAGCCAAAGAGTGGGAAAAATTTGGAGGGAAAATATTTTACCACAGTTTACAAATGGATTATGGCAAAGTCCCAGCATTTCTTCTCAAATGGGGGAATCGACTTTTTGGAGACGAACACTTTTTAGTGGAGACTGCAAGCCTTGAGCGATACAAAAAAGCACTAAACTTGGTATGCAAAGCCGAAAATTATGATACTGTGTTTTGCAATTTTGTTTACAATTTTCCTCTTATCAGCGCTGTTCCTAGCACAATAAAAACCTTATTGATGGAGTATAACCATCAATCACAAATTGAAATCGACTTGGCCAATAAACTGCAGTTAAGTCCAATAATGAGAGTTTTTTATCGCAATCAAGCAGAGCGATTAAAGCAATATGAAAGGAAAGCTCATCAAGAGGCAAAGCGTGTGCTGTATATCTCCAAAGAAGATCAAAAGGTGTTTATTGGAGTCGATCAAAGCTCAGATGTGTTTTACCCGCCAATGAAACCCGCTACTTTAAGAAAAACAGATTTTTCATTTAAAAACGCGCTTCTTTATTCAAGCGATCTTTCAAGAAATGTGAATCGTGATAGCTTGATGTGGTTTTTGGCACAGGTTTGGGAAGAATTAAAAGCTAAATTTCCACAGTTAACTTTGTATGTCACTGGAAATGCGCCTGAGAGCCTAAAGAGTTGGGCCAAGGGGTATCACGGTGTGGAATTTACGGGATTCTTAAGCGAAGTTAAGTTGGAAGAGCTTGCTGTGAATTGCGATGCTTTTATTGCGCCAATTTTTTCGGGGAGCGGAATCAAAATTAAAATTTTGTGGGCAATGTCTTTAGGTCTTCCCGTTGTCACAACCCCTAAAGGTGCCGAGGGAATTGAGATTGTTCCCGGGAAGGATTTTGAATTGGCCGATAATCCAAATTTATTTTATAAAAAACTTCGAAATCTATTAGAAGATGATCATTTGAGAAAAAAATATGCAGAATCCGGAAAATCAATTATTGAAATGAAATATAGTGAAGTAAAATCTCTAAAATATTTTTTAGAAATTTCGGCTTAA
- a CDS encoding glycosyltransferase family 9 protein, whose product MLIHNDCRHFRGDIPCTPHKLHGVHCEGCTFYDPAPQKVLIIKLGAIGDVIRTTPILSKLKAQYPKALIYWVTYSPDVLPDAVDIKLTLNLPALLQLEETDFDLAINLDKDREACALLNRVKATEKKGFSLKAGKCEPISASGKHKFETGVLDDVSKANTKSYVEEIFEICDLKYEKDDYVLENPFAGKKNWELDKTKKVIGLNTGCGGRWVTRLWEEKNWTELAIALIAQGFEVVLLGGEQEDAVNKRIAAGSSAKYFGHFPMKIFIDEIAQCDVVITQVTMAMHLAIGMKCKLILMNNIFNRHEFELYGRGEIIEPPTGCDCFYAPSCTRESNGGIHCMKDITPEMVLSAVKRTLSSESR is encoded by the coding sequence ATGCTCATTCATAACGACTGTCGGCATTTCCGTGGTGATATTCCTTGCACTCCGCATAAGTTGCACGGGGTGCATTGCGAAGGATGTACCTTTTATGATCCTGCTCCACAAAAAGTATTAATCATCAAGTTAGGTGCAATCGGCGATGTTATTCGAACCACGCCCATCCTTTCAAAGCTAAAAGCGCAATATCCCAAAGCGTTGATTTATTGGGTCACCTATTCGCCGGATGTTCTACCCGATGCAGTTGATATAAAACTCACGCTGAACTTACCCGCATTGCTTCAACTTGAAGAAACAGACTTTGACCTTGCCATTAATTTGGATAAAGACCGTGAAGCCTGCGCATTGCTCAATCGGGTAAAAGCAACCGAGAAAAAGGGCTTTTCCCTAAAAGCAGGTAAGTGTGAGCCAATTTCCGCTTCGGGCAAACACAAATTTGAAACCGGCGTCTTAGACGATGTGAGCAAAGCCAATACCAAGAGCTATGTCGAAGAAATCTTTGAAATTTGCGACCTTAAGTATGAAAAAGACGACTATGTTCTTGAAAACCCTTTTGCCGGAAAAAAGAACTGGGAGTTAGACAAAACTAAAAAAGTAATTGGGCTCAATACCGGCTGCGGCGGTCGCTGGGTTACCAGATTGTGGGAAGAAAAAAATTGGACTGAATTGGCAATAGCACTTATCGCTCAAGGATTTGAAGTGGTGCTTCTGGGAGGTGAGCAAGAAGATGCCGTGAATAAAAGAATCGCGGCCGGTTCGAGTGCAAAATATTTCGGGCATTTCCCAATGAAAATCTTTATCGATGAAATCGCGCAGTGCGATGTGGTGATTACGCAAGTAACAATGGCGATGCACCTTGCAATAGGGATGAAATGTAAACTCATTTTGATGAACAATATTTTCAATCGTCATGAGTTCGAACTCTATGGCCGAGGAGAAATTATTGAACCACCAACGGGCTGCGATTGCTTTTATGCGCCATCCTGCACAAGAGAATCTAACGGTGGTATTCATTGTATGAAAGATATTACACCTGAAATGGTTCTTTCCGCGGTGAAGAGAACGCTTTCGAGTGAAAGTCGATGA
- a CDS encoding glycosyltransferase family 2 protein, which produces MKISVLTVTYNAEKYIQGCLENVIAQSCRNIEHIIADGGSKDRTVEIIKSFSEKYPHIKWISEKDKGQSDAMNKTLQMASGEVISFLNVDDFYEPNVLNFVLDEFETLPEPSLLVGWCNIIGNSSELIKINKPARLNFIDLVSEHYKTAFPLNPSAYFYHKSLHSIIGNFDINEHYHMDYDFILKAVRVANVKSVEKVLGNLRMVDGAKTYESLKAGEHIERHQKFFNRWRNSLPEPQRSWVKMKHKMLNSTEYFMEHPAEILPKIKARFIKDAHS; this is translated from the coding sequence ATGAAAATATCTGTACTAACCGTTACTTATAACGCTGAAAAATACATTCAAGGGTGCCTTGAAAATGTGATTGCCCAAAGCTGCCGAAATATCGAGCATATCATCGCCGATGGCGGCTCAAAAGATCGCACGGTTGAAATTATCAAGAGCTTTTCTGAAAAGTATCCGCATATCAAATGGATCTCAGAAAAAGATAAAGGCCAAAGCGATGCAATGAATAAAACCTTGCAAATGGCATCGGGCGAGGTGATTAGTTTTTTGAATGTGGATGATTTCTACGAACCCAACGTGCTCAATTTTGTATTGGATGAATTCGAAACCTTGCCCGAACCTTCGCTTTTGGTGGGGTGGTGCAACATCATAGGCAATAGCAGCGAGCTCATTAAAATCAATAAACCCGCACGGTTGAATTTCATCGACTTGGTTTCCGAGCATTACAAAACAGCCTTTCCGCTAAATCCCTCCGCTTACTTTTATCATAAATCACTTCATTCAATCATTGGGAATTTTGACATCAATGAGCATTACCATATGGATTATGATTTCATACTGAAAGCCGTTCGTGTGGCCAATGTAAAAAGTGTGGAAAAGGTTTTAGGGAATTTAAGAATGGTTGACGGTGCGAAGACTTACGAATCCTTAAAGGCTGGTGAGCATATTGAACGGCATCAAAAGTTTTTTAATCGTTGGCGAAATTCGCTTCCCGAACCTCAGCGCTCTTGGGTGAAAATGAAACATAAGATGCTCAATTCCACAGAATATTTTATGGAGCACCCTGCCGAAATACTTCCAAAAATTAAAGCACGGTTTATCAAAGATGCTCATTCATAA